A single window of Granulicella mallensis MP5ACTX8 DNA harbors:
- a CDS encoding MBL fold metallo-hydrolase → MKVTPLSSNAWQLTRFGLVNSYLVRENDGFTLIDTGLPGSTDDFLNAAKSLGGPINRILLTHAHGDHIGSLDELSQRLGRIDVAISHRDARLLPKKPAQDLSLDPGEPQSKIKGSLPGASTVPTHLVSNFELFGSLRCLATPGHTPGHFSFYDERDGTLYAGDSLVTVGGNVHIPGVGPWYFLLPGWASWNAPTMKASIRQLLDTMPLEAPFHRVAAGHGRIVEGGRELLEAALQEAGS, encoded by the coding sequence GTGAAGGTCACACCACTCTCCAGCAATGCATGGCAGCTCACACGCTTCGGCCTGGTCAACTCGTATCTTGTACGAGAGAACGATGGCTTCACGCTGATCGATACCGGGCTGCCAGGTTCCACGGATGACTTCCTTAACGCGGCAAAGAGTCTTGGCGGGCCAATCAACCGCATCCTGCTCACGCACGCGCATGGCGACCACATCGGTTCGCTGGATGAACTGTCGCAACGGCTCGGCAGGATCGATGTCGCCATCAGCCACCGTGACGCACGCCTGCTCCCGAAGAAACCCGCGCAGGACCTCTCACTCGACCCCGGCGAGCCGCAGAGCAAGATCAAAGGCAGCCTTCCGGGAGCCAGCACCGTGCCAACGCATCTCGTGTCCAACTTTGAGCTCTTCGGCTCCTTGCGGTGCCTCGCGACGCCGGGACATACCCCAGGCCACTTCAGCTTCTACGACGAGCGTGACGGGACGCTCTATGCGGGCGATTCCCTGGTCACCGTAGGCGGCAATGTCCATATTCCCGGCGTCGGGCCGTGGTACTTTCTGCTCCCCGGCTGGGCATCCTGGAACGCTCCGACGATGAAAGCCAGCATACGGCAGCTGCTGGATACGATGCCCCTCGAGGCCCCCTTTCATCGCGTTGCCGCCGGCCACGGACGCATTGTTGAAGGCGGCCGCGAGCTGCTCGAAGCGGCACTGCAGGAAGCCGGCAGCTAA
- a CDS encoding DUF3536 domain-containing protein → MTKLKARIQNPASSAELKDQAVSPPPHYICVHGHFYQPPRENPWLETVEVQDSAAPYHDWNERITSECYAPNGASRITNQEREIVRILNNYARMSFNFGPTLLSWLADFAPRTYRMIQDADRASAEHYSGHGSALAQVYNHIIMPLASERDARTQIRWGIADFEHRFGRKPEGMWLAETAVSSSVLDLMAQEGIKYTILAPHQCARVRKIQTETPKAAASKAESATSPKASEPAWTETPNAIVDPTHPYRIRLNEGRSIAVFFYDGPGSRAIAFEGLLNSGEDFGRRLVGGLRADKAPNEPQLAHVATDGESYGHHHKHGEMALSYALHWIEENKLATLTNYGEFLAKFPPQWEAEVVDNTSWSCAHGVERWRSNCGCNGGRQGWNQQWRGPLREALDLLRDKTAPLAEAVAQPLLKDLWAARDAYIQVVLDRSTVNIDWFFSEHATHELTPAERVTALELLELERHTQLMYTSCGWFFDEISGIETVQIIAYAGRVIQLANQLFGAAAAELEAEFLAILTRAKSNVAEIGDAAEIYIRFVIGSRLDLEHVGAHYAISSMFRNYPDAGELFCFDVHRHNYDLLTSGRGRVALGRAALRSRITEETEEICFAVLHLGDQNLSAAVKRYTPEIEEAWATFVEEASTTIQRANLPELVRLIDGFFGGTLYSLTSLFADEQHRILKSILDQTLSEVESSLTRIYEEHATLLHFLAESNVAAPPALALTAGFAINAGLRRALEAESYDAAEVARLLRSAELDGVTLDSQLLGFTADKRMKRTMIRLEGAAEQQTAAVLNETVAIAESLRTLPMDINLWQAQNIWNDLLRRSDSNYWTREWRDGFRKLGLALNIAVDNLVVEEGVRAF, encoded by the coding sequence ATGACCAAGCTGAAGGCTCGTATTCAAAATCCCGCCAGCTCCGCTGAACTCAAGGACCAGGCAGTCTCACCGCCGCCGCATTACATCTGCGTACACGGTCACTTCTACCAGCCACCGCGCGAAAACCCCTGGCTCGAGACCGTCGAGGTACAGGACTCCGCGGCACCGTATCACGATTGGAATGAACGCATTACCAGCGAGTGCTATGCCCCGAACGGCGCCTCGCGCATCACCAATCAAGAGCGGGAGATCGTCCGCATCCTGAACAACTACGCCCGGATGAGCTTCAACTTCGGCCCCACGCTGCTGAGCTGGCTAGCTGACTTTGCGCCACGCACCTACCGGATGATCCAGGACGCGGACAGGGCCAGTGCCGAGCATTACTCCGGCCATGGGTCCGCCCTGGCGCAGGTTTACAACCACATCATCATGCCGCTGGCGAGCGAGCGCGACGCCCGCACCCAGATCCGCTGGGGCATCGCCGACTTCGAACACCGCTTCGGCCGCAAGCCCGAAGGCATGTGGCTGGCTGAGACCGCCGTCTCGAGTTCCGTGCTCGACCTGATGGCGCAGGAGGGCATCAAGTACACCATCCTCGCGCCCCACCAGTGCGCGCGGGTACGCAAAATTCAGACAGAGACTCCGAAGGCCGCAGCGTCCAAAGCAGAGTCCGCAACCTCTCCCAAGGCTAGCGAACCAGCCTGGACCGAAACGCCCAACGCCATCGTCGATCCCACGCATCCATACCGGATCCGGCTAAATGAAGGCCGCTCCATTGCGGTGTTCTTCTACGACGGCCCAGGCTCGCGAGCGATTGCCTTTGAGGGCCTGTTGAACTCCGGCGAAGACTTCGGACGCCGGCTGGTTGGCGGTCTCCGTGCCGATAAGGCTCCCAACGAACCACAGCTGGCGCACGTCGCCACCGATGGAGAGAGCTACGGCCACCACCACAAACATGGCGAGATGGCCCTGAGCTATGCGCTGCACTGGATCGAGGAAAACAAGCTCGCAACCCTCACCAACTACGGCGAGTTCCTCGCGAAGTTTCCGCCGCAGTGGGAGGCCGAGGTCGTCGACAACACCTCCTGGAGCTGTGCGCATGGCGTGGAGCGCTGGCGCTCCAACTGCGGCTGTAACGGCGGCAGGCAGGGCTGGAATCAGCAGTGGCGCGGCCCGCTCCGCGAAGCCCTCGATCTGCTGCGCGACAAGACCGCGCCGCTGGCCGAGGCCGTTGCACAACCGCTGCTCAAAGACCTGTGGGCCGCCCGCGATGCCTACATCCAGGTCGTGCTCGACCGCAGCACGGTCAATATCGACTGGTTCTTCAGCGAACATGCAACCCATGAATTGACGCCTGCCGAACGCGTCACAGCTCTGGAGCTGCTCGAGCTCGAACGCCACACCCAGCTCATGTACACCAGTTGCGGCTGGTTCTTCGACGAGATCTCGGGCATCGAGACGGTCCAGATCATCGCTTACGCGGGGCGGGTCATTCAGCTTGCCAATCAACTGTTTGGCGCGGCCGCCGCGGAGCTCGAAGCCGAGTTCCTCGCGATCCTTACACGCGCCAAGAGCAATGTAGCTGAGATCGGTGACGCCGCAGAGATCTATATCCGTTTCGTCATCGGCTCACGGCTCGATTTAGAACACGTCGGAGCACATTACGCCATCAGCTCGATGTTCCGGAACTATCCCGATGCAGGCGAACTGTTCTGCTTCGACGTACATCGCCATAACTACGACCTGCTGACCTCAGGCCGAGGCCGCGTGGCCCTGGGTCGCGCGGCGCTGCGTTCCAGAATTACCGAAGAGACCGAGGAGATCTGTTTTGCCGTGCTGCATCTCGGCGATCAGAACCTCTCCGCCGCGGTGAAGCGTTATACGCCCGAGATTGAAGAGGCATGGGCGACGTTCGTCGAAGAGGCAAGCACGACCATCCAGCGAGCCAACCTGCCGGAGCTGGTCCGTCTGATCGACGGCTTCTTCGGCGGCACACTTTACTCGTTGACCTCGCTGTTTGCGGACGAGCAGCACCGCATTCTCAAGAGCATTCTCGACCAGACGCTCTCGGAGGTAGAGAGCTCGCTGACCCGCATCTACGAAGAACACGCGACGCTGTTGCACTTCCTCGCGGAGTCGAACGTGGCTGCACCACCCGCTCTGGCATTGACTGCGGGCTTCGCCATCAACGCGGGGCTGCGGCGCGCGCTCGAAGCCGAGAGCTACGATGCAGCCGAAGTCGCACGCCTGCTGCGCAGCGCCGAGCTGGATGGCGTGACCCTCGACTCGCAGTTGCTCGGCTTTACTGCCGACAAGCGCATGAAGCGCACCATGATCCGTTTGGAGGGCGCGGCCGAGCAACAGACGGCTGCGGTCCTGAACGAGACTGTGGCAATCGCCGAAAGCCTGCGAACCCTGCCGATGGATATCAACCTTTGGCAGGCACAGAATATCTGGAACGACCTGCTGCGCCGCAGCGACAGCAACTACTGGACACGCGAGTGGCGCGATGGCTTCCGCAAACTGGGTCTCGCGCTGAACATCGCGGTCGATAACCTGGTCGTGGAAGAGGGTGTGCGGGCGTTTTAG
- a CDS encoding Rieske 2Fe-2S domain-containing protein encodes MRPIRAGQELVQLTGTSAKDGPPAELIFGDWYPALRASSLKRKDTAVTTLLGIPMLLGRKSDGALFAMRDLCPHRGIPLSAGWFDGETVQCKYHGWRFEPCSGQCQEIPSLTSHDSLEPTKIYANSFPVVERDGYAWVYVPEAGAGRVTEEATLPPVPELPKFGSRFRSAHLQAELPCNVDHGIIGLMDPAHGPFVHRAWWWRSAASIHEKTKKFEPIEDLEHDGFNAGFRMSPHAPSSNSAPYRLLGRPVTMIDFVLPNRRYETILAENARGKKRWFSSLTTVTPVTASTCRIDVIAAWDIAYHVPFVTPIARYFGAKFVQQDQQTMIEQARGLRSNPGLMLIDDADKPAKWYFALKQRRLKGIGEHPLSEPVELHWRS; translated from the coding sequence ATGAGGCCAATTCGTGCGGGACAGGAATTAGTACAGCTTACGGGCACTTCGGCAAAGGACGGCCCACCCGCCGAACTCATCTTTGGCGACTGGTATCCCGCGCTGCGGGCAAGCTCGCTCAAGCGCAAAGACACGGCAGTGACTACGCTGCTGGGCATTCCGATGCTGCTCGGCCGCAAGAGCGATGGCGCGCTCTTCGCCATGCGCGATCTCTGCCCGCACCGCGGCATCCCGCTTTCAGCGGGCTGGTTCGATGGCGAGACGGTGCAGTGCAAGTATCACGGCTGGCGCTTCGAGCCCTGCAGTGGACAGTGCCAGGAGATCCCCTCTCTTACCTCGCACGATTCGCTCGAACCGACGAAGATCTACGCGAACTCGTTCCCGGTGGTGGAGCGCGACGGTTATGCCTGGGTGTACGTGCCGGAGGCGGGAGCAGGCCGGGTAACCGAGGAAGCCACGCTGCCCCCTGTGCCGGAGCTTCCGAAGTTCGGCTCTCGTTTTCGCAGCGCGCACCTGCAGGCCGAGCTGCCCTGCAATGTGGATCACGGCATCATCGGCCTGATGGACCCGGCGCATGGGCCGTTCGTGCATCGTGCGTGGTGGTGGCGCAGCGCGGCGAGCATCCACGAGAAGACCAAGAAGTTCGAGCCAATAGAAGACCTCGAGCATGACGGATTTAACGCTGGTTTTCGCATGTCTCCGCATGCACCGTCTTCCAACAGCGCACCATATCGCCTGTTGGGCAGGCCGGTGACGATGATCGACTTCGTTCTGCCGAATCGCCGTTACGAGACGATCCTGGCGGAGAACGCGCGCGGCAAGAAGCGCTGGTTCTCCTCGTTGACGACAGTGACCCCGGTTACAGCGTCCACCTGCCGCATCGACGTGATCGCGGCGTGGGATATCGCGTATCACGTACCCTTTGTCACTCCGATAGCCCGTTACTTTGGGGCAAAGTTCGTTCAGCAGGATCAGCAGACGATGATCGAGCAGGCCCGCGGCCTGCGCTCCAACCCCGGCCTCATGCTGATCGACGATGCCGACAAGCCCGCCAAGTGGTACTTTGCGCTCAAGCAGCGCAGGCTGAAGGGGATTGGAGAGCATCCGCTGAGTGAGCCGGTGGAACTCCACTGGCGGAGCTGA
- a CDS encoding ribosomal maturation YjgA family protein produces the protein MRSNRRIACATLALITLAGGLVWRLVPLGLVAVLVKYGGSILWAIMVYWLVAFFLPKKKPQTLAIVAGMVAVAVECFKLYHSPGLNAFRHTLAGQLLLGRIFSLRDIVAYWLAIAVTACFDSRTNQ, from the coding sequence GTGAGATCGAATCGTCGAATCGCCTGCGCTACCCTTGCGCTCATCACCCTCGCCGGCGGTCTGGTCTGGAGATTGGTACCGCTTGGCCTGGTTGCCGTCCTCGTCAAATACGGTGGCTCCATCCTGTGGGCCATCATGGTCTATTGGCTCGTTGCGTTCTTTCTGCCAAAGAAGAAACCTCAGACCCTGGCCATCGTTGCCGGCATGGTTGCGGTAGCGGTCGAGTGCTTCAAGCTGTATCATTCGCCCGGACTTAACGCCTTCCGCCATACGCTTGCCGGCCAGCTCCTGCTGGGCCGTATCTTCTCGCTGCGGGATATCGTGGCCTACTGGCTGGCAATTGCAGTCACAGCCTGTTTCGATAGCCGAACGAACCAGTAA
- a CDS encoding choice-of-anchor D domain-containing protein, producing MASFRTLLGTFALSGLLIFAGCSGHPYQASVRPAVAGISGQVHGGQQPVVGATIQLYTVGTSGVGSASTPLLTQTVTTDAGGNFSIANLFSCTDATLVYITATGGNPGVSSNNPNIALMTALGPCSSLGSNIQFISINELTTVAAVAALAPFMQSPTAIGSGALNVSTLTAAFTLAAQLVDPSQGMSPGLNIPAGQLAPVNEINTLGNIIASCVNSVGGAAGDSSSCGQLFLLTTPPGGTPPTDTIAALQVLALNPALNTSQLFVLSTSSGPFQPQLTVAPSNFRIQLVPAGLTVLQISPSSLSFPTTAVGFPATALPIMIRNSGSTSVAISSIAITGANAADFAQTNNCVSSLFPSGTCTVQVTATPSATGTRNASLVITSNSPDSPQFAALSVVGEAPGAGPVTISPTTLSYTLGGTVQDVTLSNLGSTPLAIKSITETDTNSPPRPAFSIVGNNCGTSLPAQSVCTISVASLLTQLNSTEQPFVYTGTLTVVDDAETGPQTAALTSANTGLFQGTTVNGVVSFPANQNGYQQTVTGVLYESPSYYTTAPPVSLALAGQDPGDFSDTVAQVGPSEPGCNPSISGNPCLLFTFNFTPTAAGIRTAKAIINQGNQYLLLTGTGVGPGPSFTLGSPSISLSSALPSAPDPHGNDSASVPLTITNTGTTTFSFSASFSGANASLMTVSAGNCTSVAPQASCTATVGFNSATVGTFTASLTVKDANSTFSRSIPITANASYWPVAVSPSFLQFDLQALNTTSAAKTFTLGDLNGYPLGHALTVALASPSNFVLTQGSTCPASLTQACTLAVAFSPIQAGNISEFALITDQVSGYTTKLQLIGSAGSSAVSLSSSFLQFPLRATGTTSIPMSVIVTNTGVANLIISSIGLQGAINGNFTQTNNCTAATIPVNGTCTINVTFAPTATGMQTGQINILSNTLSGMDFIALSGTAN from the coding sequence GTGGCCTCTTTCAGGACTCTTCTCGGCACTTTTGCACTGTCTGGTCTTCTAATTTTCGCGGGATGCTCCGGGCATCCGTACCAAGCGTCTGTTCGACCGGCGGTGGCCGGAATCAGCGGGCAGGTTCACGGGGGACAGCAGCCGGTCGTGGGTGCGACGATCCAGCTCTATACGGTTGGGACAAGCGGTGTCGGCTCTGCCTCTACCCCCCTGCTTACTCAGACTGTAACCACGGACGCCGGCGGAAACTTCAGTATTGCAAATCTCTTCTCCTGCACCGATGCGACGCTGGTCTATATCACCGCCACCGGCGGCAATCCGGGCGTGTCGAGCAATAATCCGAATATTGCTCTCATGACGGCCCTTGGACCCTGTTCTTCTCTCGGCAGCAATATCCAGTTTATTTCTATCAACGAACTGACGACCGTGGCGGCTGTCGCGGCTCTGGCGCCGTTTATGCAGTCACCGACGGCTATCGGCTCGGGAGCGCTCAATGTCTCCACCCTTACCGCAGCGTTTACGCTGGCCGCGCAGCTTGTCGATCCATCGCAAGGCATGTCTCCCGGGCTAAATATTCCTGCGGGACAGCTCGCGCCCGTGAACGAAATTAATACTCTTGGGAATATCATTGCGAGCTGCGTGAATTCGGTGGGAGGAGCCGCGGGAGACTCTTCGTCGTGTGGGCAGCTCTTCTTGCTTACGACTCCTCCGGGCGGTACGCCACCGACAGACACGATCGCGGCATTACAGGTCCTTGCGCTCAATCCCGCGCTGAATACCTCGCAACTGTTCGTCCTTTCGACCTCGTCCGGGCCGTTTCAGCCGCAGCTTACCGTCGCTCCGTCGAACTTCCGTATCCAGCTCGTCCCCGCCGGTCTTACGGTCCTGCAGATAAGCCCTTCGTCTCTCTCGTTTCCGACGACAGCGGTTGGATTTCCTGCGACTGCTCTTCCGATCATGATCCGGAACAGTGGATCGACTTCGGTTGCCATCAGTTCCATCGCGATCACAGGCGCCAACGCAGCGGATTTTGCACAGACGAACAATTGTGTTTCGAGCCTTTTTCCTTCAGGGACCTGCACCGTGCAGGTAACCGCAACCCCATCGGCAACCGGCACGCGCAACGCCTCCCTTGTGATTACGTCGAACAGTCCCGACTCTCCCCAATTTGCTGCGCTTTCCGTTGTGGGCGAAGCTCCAGGCGCCGGACCGGTGACGATCAGTCCCACGACCCTTAGTTACACCCTTGGCGGCACGGTCCAGGATGTCACCTTGTCGAATCTTGGCTCCACGCCGCTCGCGATCAAGAGCATTACCGAGACAGACACCAACTCGCCGCCAAGGCCTGCTTTCTCCATCGTCGGCAATAACTGTGGCACCAGCCTACCTGCGCAATCGGTCTGCACGATTTCAGTAGCCTCTCTTCTGACGCAGCTTAATAGCACTGAGCAGCCATTCGTATATACCGGTACGCTTACCGTGGTGGACGATGCGGAAACCGGGCCGCAGACGGCTGCGCTTACCTCTGCCAATACGGGCCTCTTCCAGGGAACTACCGTGAATGGCGTCGTTTCTTTTCCGGCAAACCAGAACGGTTATCAGCAGACGGTAACGGGCGTCCTTTACGAGTCGCCCAGTTACTACACCACCGCCCCACCTGTCTCATTGGCCCTGGCAGGACAGGACCCGGGCGATTTCTCGGACACCGTGGCGCAGGTCGGTCCCTCTGAACCGGGCTGCAATCCCTCGATAAGTGGAAACCCGTGCCTTCTTTTCACGTTCAATTTCACACCCACGGCAGCAGGGATACGGACGGCAAAGGCCATCATCAATCAAGGGAACCAGTATTTGCTGTTGACCGGTACAGGCGTCGGTCCGGGGCCTTCGTTTACCCTCGGATCGCCCTCGATCTCCCTGAGCAGCGCCTTGCCCAGCGCTCCTGATCCTCACGGCAATGATTCGGCATCGGTTCCGCTGACTATCACCAATACGGGAACGACTACCTTCAGCTTTTCGGCAAGCTTTTCCGGGGCCAATGCTTCCTTGATGACCGTCAGCGCCGGGAACTGCACCTCTGTAGCTCCCCAGGCTTCCTGCACCGCGACCGTCGGATTCAACTCGGCCACCGTGGGAACATTCACAGCATCGCTGACCGTAAAAGATGCGAACTCCACCTTCTCCCGCAGCATTCCCATCACGGCTAATGCGTCGTATTGGCCGGTGGCCGTCTCTCCGAGTTTTCTGCAGTTTGATCTGCAGGCTTTAAATACGACCAGTGCCGCGAAGACGTTCACGCTGGGCGATCTGAACGGCTATCCTCTGGGGCACGCACTCACTGTTGCCCTGGCCTCTCCCAGCAACTTTGTCCTGACACAGGGCTCCACCTGCCCGGCAAGCCTGACGCAGGCCTGCACCCTGGCTGTCGCCTTCAGTCCTATCCAGGCAGGCAATATCTCTGAGTTTGCACTCATTACCGATCAGGTGAGCGGGTACACGACCAAACTGCAGCTTATCGGGAGCGCGGGTTCTTCGGCAGTCTCCCTCTCTAGTTCCTTCCTTCAGTTTCCTTTGAGAGCGACTGGAACAACCTCCATCCCGATGAGCGTTATCGTGACCAATACAGGAGTGGCTAATCTGATCATCAGCAGTATCGGTCTTCAGGGCGCGATCAATGGCAATTTCACCCAGACCAACAACTGTACAGCCGCGACGATCCCCGTCAATGGGACTTGCACGATCAACGTAACCTTCGCACCCACGGCAACGGGTATGCAAACGGGGCAAATCAACATATTGAGTAACACTCTCAGCGGTATGGACTTCATTGCGCTGTCAGGCACCGCTAACTAG